The following proteins come from a genomic window of Hymenobacter canadensis:
- a CDS encoding phytanoyl-CoA dioxygenase family protein gives MPSVSTIDLEPAATQLRSDGYAILPGVFTPAETAALLRTIATADTTSPSFRRSQDVFAIRNLLQELPALQEQLLTPGLREVLAALFPAQTPHLVKAIYFDKPAGSNWLVAWHQDVMVAVTDRVELPGYGPWSSKGGETTVLPPREILESIVTVRLHLDDCDASNGALRVVPGSHRHGVIPNDQHPTFTPKALTCAVPAGGVMLMQPLTLHASNRSTSAQSRRVIHLEFSAAELPDGLQWRERLALPLT, from the coding sequence ATGCCTTCCGTTTCAACTATAGACCTCGAACCGGCCGCTACGCAGCTCCGCTCCGATGGCTACGCCATCCTGCCCGGCGTTTTCACCCCGGCCGAAACGGCGGCTTTGCTGCGCACCATCGCCACGGCCGATACCACCTCACCCAGCTTCCGGCGCAGCCAAGACGTGTTTGCCATCCGGAATCTGCTGCAGGAGCTTCCAGCGTTGCAGGAGCAACTCCTGACGCCCGGGCTGCGGGAAGTGCTGGCGGCGCTGTTTCCAGCCCAAACGCCGCATCTGGTGAAGGCTATCTACTTCGATAAGCCGGCCGGCTCCAACTGGCTGGTGGCCTGGCATCAGGATGTGATGGTGGCTGTAACCGACCGGGTAGAACTGCCCGGCTACGGCCCCTGGAGCAGCAAGGGCGGCGAAACCACCGTGCTGCCGCCCCGCGAAATCCTGGAAAGCATCGTCACAGTGCGCCTGCACCTCGACGACTGCGACGCCAGCAACGGCGCGCTGCGGGTGGTGCCCGGCTCGCACCGCCACGGCGTCATCCCCAACGACCAACATCCTACCTTTACCCCGAAGGCGCTGACGTGCGCCGTGCCCGCCGGGGGCGTGATGCTGATGCAGCCACTCACGCTGCACGCTTCCAACCGCAGCACCAGCGCCCAGTCGCGCCGCGTGATTCACCTGGAGTTCAGCGCGGCCGAGCTGCCCGATGGGCTGCAGTGGCGCGAGCGGCTGGCACTTCCTCTGACATAA
- a CDS encoding vWA domain-containing protein: MSLATWPGAGLRAQNAPPAKPRVTRILFLLDASGSMLAPWEGRARMDVAKGLLARMVDSLNAYPNLELGLRAYGHLHDKSENNCEDSKLEVAFAPKNAAAIKAKLKTIEPRGNTPITFSLLQSAGDFPTDKTARNVLILITDGLESCKGDPCATSLALQRKRVFLKPFVIGIGAEREFGKQLECLGQYYNAADVKTFRTILNDVVAQTLAKTTVAVNLTDEAGRGVETNVNLTFLNNVTGLPEYNYVHYRDAKGQPDALDIDALQSYDLVINTVPPVRQENLQIRPGKANVLTYKTPQGTLWLQNPNVTPNPYGTVQAVIRQPGKDGTLLALPFGARQKLLAGTYEVELLTLPRQVRRINIRQGQETTVTYPAPGILNIVSDLKGYGSIYRLNDDETQTWLYNLPDGGSSKINVPMQPGAYRLIFRTKTATGSQFTDVRNFTIRSGQTSSVSIFGR; this comes from the coding sequence GTGAGTCTGGCTACCTGGCCGGGCGCGGGGCTGCGTGCCCAGAACGCGCCGCCGGCCAAGCCGCGTGTCACGCGCATTCTGTTTCTGCTGGATGCCTCGGGCTCGATGCTGGCGCCGTGGGAAGGGCGGGCGCGCATGGACGTGGCCAAGGGCCTGCTGGCCCGCATGGTCGATTCGCTGAACGCCTACCCCAACCTGGAGCTGGGCTTGCGCGCCTACGGCCACCTGCACGACAAGTCGGAAAACAACTGCGAAGACTCCAAGCTGGAAGTGGCCTTCGCGCCTAAAAACGCGGCGGCCATCAAGGCCAAGCTCAAAACCATTGAGCCCCGCGGCAACACGCCCATCACCTTCTCGCTGCTGCAGTCGGCCGGCGACTTCCCGACCGACAAAACGGCGCGCAACGTGCTGATTCTGATTACCGACGGGCTGGAGTCGTGCAAGGGCGACCCGTGCGCGACCTCGCTGGCACTGCAGCGGAAGCGGGTGTTTCTCAAGCCCTTCGTGATTGGCATCGGGGCCGAGCGGGAGTTTGGTAAGCAGCTGGAATGCCTGGGGCAGTACTACAATGCCGCTGACGTGAAGACATTCCGCACCATCCTCAACGACGTGGTAGCCCAGACGCTGGCCAAAACCACCGTGGCCGTCAACCTCACCGACGAGGCCGGCCGGGGCGTGGAAACGAACGTGAACCTGACGTTTCTCAACAACGTCACGGGCCTGCCCGAATACAACTACGTGCACTACCGCGACGCCAAAGGCCAGCCCGACGCCCTCGACATCGACGCGCTGCAGAGCTACGACCTGGTGATAAACACCGTGCCGCCGGTGCGCCAGGAAAACCTGCAGATCCGGCCGGGCAAGGCCAACGTGCTGACCTACAAAACGCCGCAGGGCACGCTCTGGCTGCAGAACCCTAACGTGACGCCCAACCCCTACGGCACGGTGCAGGCCGTTATCCGGCAGCCCGGCAAGGACGGCACGCTGCTGGCTCTGCCCTTCGGGGCGCGGCAGAAGCTGCTGGCCGGCACCTACGAAGTGGAGCTGCTGACGCTGCCCCGGCAGGTGCGGCGCATCAACATCCGGCAGGGCCAGGAAACCACCGTCACGTACCCGGCGCCCGGCATCCTCAACATCGTGTCGGACCTGAAAGGCTACGGCAGCATCTACCGCCTCAACGACGACGAAACCCAGACCTGGCTCTACAACCTTCCCGACGGCGGCAGCAGCAAAATAAACGTGCCAATGCAGCCCGGCGCCTACCGCCTCATCTTCCGCACCAAAACCGCCACCGGCAGCCAGTTCACCGACGTGCGCAACTTCACCATCCGCTCGGGCCAGACCAGCTCGGTTAGCATCTTTGGCCGATGA
- a CDS encoding zinc ribbon domain-containing protein codes for MSSMIHFVANHDDLSTDKGFQFKFYCDKCRNGHMSRFLPNKIGIAGELMRAAGSLFGGHFYDAGTAAYHVQRAIGGKAHDDALETAVQEGKTYFKQCTRCGHWVCPDVCWNHTAGLCEDCAPNEHEELAAQQRQAAREQIQTKTREHNYTQDLDFLGQAKVEQCPNCQARLQPGQKFCPECGTASAAAAPKEKFCGDCGASVQPSQKFCAGCGAKQ; via the coding sequence ATGAGCAGCATGATTCACTTCGTGGCCAACCACGACGACCTCAGCACCGACAAGGGCTTTCAGTTCAAGTTTTACTGCGACAAGTGCCGCAACGGGCACATGTCGCGCTTTCTGCCCAATAAAATTGGGATTGCCGGGGAGCTGATGCGGGCCGCCGGTAGCCTGTTCGGCGGGCACTTCTACGATGCCGGCACCGCCGCCTACCATGTGCAGCGCGCCATCGGCGGCAAGGCCCACGACGACGCCCTGGAAACGGCCGTGCAGGAAGGCAAAACCTACTTCAAGCAGTGCACCCGCTGCGGCCACTGGGTGTGCCCCGATGTGTGCTGGAACCACACCGCCGGCCTCTGCGAAGACTGCGCCCCCAACGAGCACGAGGAGCTGGCCGCCCAGCAGCGCCAGGCCGCCCGCGAGCAGATCCAGACCAAAACCCGGGAGCACAACTACACTCAGGACCTCGATTTTCTGGGCCAGGCCAAGGTAGAGCAGTGCCCCAACTGCCAGGCTCGCCTGCAGCCCGGCCAGAAATTCTGCCCCGAATGCGGCACCGCCAGCGCCGCCGCCGCGCCCAAAGAGAAATTCTGCGGCGACTGTGGGGCCTCCGTGCAGCCCAGCCAGAAGTTCTGCGCCGGGTGCGGGGCCAAACAGTAG
- a CDS encoding transketolase family protein has product MKDFPYTESKDTRSGFGAGLHELGKTNPNVVALCADLIGSLKMDAFVKDFPERFFQVGIAEANMMGLAAGLTIGGKIPFTGTFANFSTGRVYDQIRQSIAYSGKNVKICASHAGLTLGEDGATHQILEDIGLMKMLPHMCVINPCDYNQTKAATLAIADYEGPVYLRFGRPVVPNFTPADQEFEIGKGVVLNEGADVSIFATGHLVWKAILAGKLLAEKGINAEIINIHTIKPLDAQLILESARKTRCVVTAEEHQMNGGLGDSIAQLLAREEPLPLEMVAVNDSFGESGTPDQLMEKYELNEAAIVRAVEKVMARRK; this is encoded by the coding sequence ATGAAAGATTTCCCCTACACTGAATCGAAGGACACCCGCAGCGGCTTTGGGGCCGGCCTGCACGAGCTGGGCAAAACCAACCCCAATGTGGTAGCGCTGTGCGCCGACCTGATTGGCTCGCTCAAGATGGACGCCTTCGTGAAGGACTTCCCCGAGCGGTTTTTCCAGGTGGGCATTGCCGAGGCCAACATGATGGGCCTGGCCGCCGGCCTCACTATTGGCGGTAAAATCCCGTTCACGGGCACCTTCGCCAACTTCAGCACCGGCCGCGTCTACGACCAAATCCGGCAGAGCATTGCCTACTCGGGCAAGAACGTGAAGATCTGCGCTTCGCACGCCGGCCTCACGCTGGGCGAAGACGGCGCCACCCACCAGATTCTGGAGGACATCGGGCTGATGAAGATGCTGCCCCACATGTGCGTCATCAACCCCTGCGACTACAACCAGACCAAAGCCGCCACCCTGGCCATCGCCGATTACGAGGGCCCCGTATACCTGCGTTTCGGCCGCCCCGTGGTGCCCAACTTCACCCCCGCCGACCAGGAGTTTGAAATCGGCAAAGGCGTGGTGCTGAACGAAGGCGCCGACGTGAGCATCTTCGCCACCGGCCATTTGGTGTGGAAGGCCATTCTAGCGGGCAAGCTGCTGGCCGAGAAAGGCATCAACGCCGAAATCATCAACATCCACACCATCAAGCCGCTGGACGCGCAGCTGATTCTGGAGTCGGCGCGCAAGACGCGCTGCGTGGTGACGGCCGAAGAGCACCAGATGAACGGCGGCCTGGGCGACTCCATCGCCCAGCTGCTGGCCCGCGAGGAGCCCCTGCCGCTGGAAATGGTGGCCGTCAACGACTCGTTCGGCGAGTCGGGCACGCCCGACCAGCTGATGGAGAAGTACGAGCTCAACGAAGCCGCCATCGTGCGCGCCGTGGAGAAGGTAATGGCCCGCCGGAAGTAG
- a CDS encoding transketolase: protein MSHDANSFAASSETHAPEATKSVAELQQIAAQVRRDIVRMVHAVNSGHPGGSLGCTDLLVALYFKVMKHTPQPFDMNGTNQDLFFLSNGHISPVFYSVLARSGYFPVSELATFRKLNSRLQGHPATHEHLPGVRIASGSLGQGLSVATGAAQAKKLNGDDRTVFVLMGDGELQEGQIWEAALYAPHHKVDNLIAFVDRNGQQIDGPTDKIGGLGDLRAKFESFNWQVLETNGNDLPTLLATIEEAQNLLGQGRPVMVLMDTQMGFGVDFMMGSHKWHGVAPNDEQLEKALQQLLVEEAGDY, encoded by the coding sequence ATGTCGCACGACGCCAATTCCTTCGCCGCTTCTTCCGAAACCCACGCCCCCGAAGCCACCAAGTCGGTGGCCGAGCTGCAGCAGATTGCCGCGCAGGTGCGCCGCGACATTGTGCGCATGGTGCACGCCGTGAACTCCGGCCACCCCGGCGGCTCGCTGGGCTGCACCGACCTGCTGGTGGCCCTGTACTTCAAGGTGATGAAGCACACGCCCCAGCCCTTCGACATGAACGGCACCAACCAGGACCTGTTTTTCCTGTCCAACGGCCACATTTCGCCGGTTTTCTACTCGGTGCTGGCCCGCTCCGGCTACTTCCCGGTGAGTGAGTTGGCTACGTTCCGCAAGCTCAACTCGCGGCTGCAGGGCCACCCCGCCACCCACGAGCATCTGCCCGGTGTCCGCATTGCGTCGGGCTCGCTGGGCCAGGGGCTGAGCGTGGCCACGGGCGCGGCCCAGGCCAAAAAGCTCAACGGCGACGACCGCACGGTGTTCGTGCTCATGGGCGACGGCGAGCTGCAGGAAGGCCAGATCTGGGAAGCGGCCCTATACGCCCCGCACCACAAAGTCGATAACCTGATTGCCTTCGTGGACCGCAATGGCCAGCAGATCGACGGCCCCACCGACAAGATCGGCGGCCTCGGCGACCTGCGCGCCAAGTTCGAGAGCTTCAACTGGCAGGTGCTGGAAACCAACGGCAACGACCTGCCCACGCTGCTGGCCACCATCGAGGAAGCCCAAAACCTGCTCGGCCAGGGCCGCCCCGTGATGGTGCTCATGGACACCCAGATGGGCTTCGGCGTCGACTTCATGATGGGCTCGCACAAGTGGCACGGCGTTGCGCCGAACGATGAGCAGCTGGAAAAGGCGCTGCAGCAGCTGCTGGTAGAAGAAGCCGGCGACTACTAA
- a CDS encoding lipocalin family protein, translated as MSNNLLKRRKPVLLASVAAAVATGVAAYAFARRKLHPPLPTVAHVDLHKYMGLWYEVARLPTRFEKGCQHVTAEYTLRPDGKVTVRNTCHKEGLNGPVETVTGTARVVDAVTNAKLKVSFFWPFEGDYWIIALDHSDYRHALVAGGPDRTNLWLLSRTPHMERNLRDHYLAKARELGFDVDRILFTPQPIAGKP; from the coding sequence ATGTCCAACAATCTGCTTAAGCGCCGCAAGCCGGTGCTGCTGGCCTCCGTGGCTGCGGCCGTAGCTACCGGCGTGGCTGCCTATGCCTTCGCCCGCCGCAAGCTGCACCCGCCGCTGCCCACCGTGGCCCACGTGGATCTGCACAAGTACATGGGCCTCTGGTACGAGGTGGCCCGGCTCCCGACCCGCTTCGAGAAAGGCTGCCAGCACGTGACGGCCGAGTACACGCTGCGGCCCGACGGCAAAGTGACCGTACGCAACACCTGCCACAAAGAAGGCCTGAATGGCCCCGTGGAAACCGTGACGGGTACGGCCCGCGTGGTAGATGCCGTCACCAACGCCAAGCTGAAAGTGAGCTTCTTCTGGCCGTTTGAAGGCGACTACTGGATCATTGCCCTCGACCACTCCGACTACCGCCACGCCCTGGTGGCCGGCGGCCCCGACCGCACCAACCTGTGGCTGCTGAGCCGCACGCCGCACATGGAGCGCAACCTCCGCGACCACTATCTGGCCAAGGCCCGCGAGCTGGGTTTTGACGTGGACCGCATCCTGTTCACGCCTCAGCCCATTGCCGGCAAGCCGTAA
- a CDS encoding DinB family protein: protein MTQLETLLQQLEQSIARHETLNQAVSQASVGWHIEHTLLTLNGIQQVLAASDPARYRWRFSLGRLVFFTFKRIPRGRAKSPEVVLPKGPISAETLTAHLARTRAILPRLAALPAGSYFYHPYFGDLRRDQALRFLEIHTRHHVAIIADILA from the coding sequence ATGACCCAACTCGAAACCTTACTGCAACAGCTTGAGCAAAGCATTGCCCGCCACGAAACCCTGAACCAAGCGGTTTCCCAGGCCTCGGTGGGCTGGCACATCGAGCACACGCTGCTCACGCTCAACGGTATCCAGCAGGTGCTGGCCGCCTCCGACCCCGCCCGCTACCGGTGGCGGTTCAGCTTGGGGCGGCTGGTGTTTTTCACGTTCAAGCGGATTCCGCGCGGCCGGGCCAAGTCGCCGGAAGTGGTGCTGCCGAAGGGCCCCATCTCGGCCGAAACGCTGACGGCCCACCTGGCCCGCACGCGCGCCATACTGCCCCGGCTGGCCGCGCTGCCGGCGGGCAGCTACTTCTACCATCCCTACTTCGGCGACCTGCGGCGCGACCAGGCCCTCCGGTTTCTGGAAATCCATACCCGCCACCACGTCGCCATCATTGCCGATATTCTGGCGTGA
- a CDS encoding M23 family metallopeptidase produces MPNTLFTSFSRRLLSLAALPLLLTWPPTSCEGQAPDSSAPKPAPAATADARRPSVPAGYFLFPIKPGVQNYLAGSMGELRPNHFHGGLDIKTDGRVDLPVYAAADGYISRMKQSSYGYGNVLYITHPNGLTTVYGHLNHFKGPVAAELLRRQYEKQTYDLELFFDKTQFPVKRGEVVALSGNTGGSAGPHLHWEVRTPDDHQLNPLQFGGFPEIQDHVAPQLQAFAVEALGIEARVQGRFGKSIFVPKAPMLPNGGGYVWADTIAAFGQVGLLVQGFDRFDGVWNKNGLQRVDVRVNGQPLYTHVVDDIPFPEGSRQINRHVDYEWRATQGRQLERLFVDDGNDLSMYKTGPAKGKLRVEAGKLYAVEIMLADSYGNRTPLRFVLRGEQPVYYKTRSALVKKPTLRYDISRNLLLATASDPDTASVGGPLTLYKGNRRLTLRPSYTVQSENTYLYDLRAGLPDSLSFQGVTRRFDRQASIPSGRDFAFSTSALQLGFAPKTLFDTLYVQTSYAAGLWTVHLPRTPLYETLRLTLRPETPVTDPRRTAIYSIAPNGGKGYVGGKWAADNTTVSAPIKTFGRFRLLTDTIPPSGRLLSKGPGGVVFKVGDDLSGLASYRLEVNGQFHLLRFEHKNATLFSERSDTLGPVLRGPATLRLTDQAGNEKVLNVVL; encoded by the coding sequence ATGCCCAATACGTTGTTTACCAGCTTTTCGCGCCGGCTGCTGAGTCTGGCGGCGCTGCCGCTGCTGCTCACTTGGCCGCCTACATCCTGCGAGGGCCAGGCCCCCGATTCCTCGGCTCCGAAACCAGCGCCGGCTGCCACCGCCGATGCCCGACGCCCCAGTGTGCCGGCCGGCTACTTTCTGTTCCCGATTAAGCCCGGCGTGCAGAACTACCTGGCCGGCAGCATGGGCGAGCTTCGCCCCAACCACTTCCACGGCGGCCTCGACATCAAGACCGACGGCCGCGTGGATTTGCCGGTGTACGCCGCCGCCGACGGCTACATCTCGCGCATGAAGCAGAGCAGCTACGGCTACGGCAACGTGCTCTACATCACGCACCCCAACGGCCTGACGACGGTGTACGGCCACCTCAACCACTTCAAGGGGCCGGTAGCCGCCGAGCTGCTGCGCCGCCAGTATGAGAAGCAGACCTACGATCTGGAGCTGTTTTTCGACAAAACGCAGTTTCCGGTAAAGCGCGGCGAGGTGGTAGCACTATCGGGCAACACGGGCGGCTCGGCGGGCCCGCACCTGCACTGGGAAGTGCGCACCCCCGACGACCACCAACTCAATCCGCTGCAGTTTGGGGGCTTCCCCGAAATCCAGGACCACGTGGCGCCGCAGCTGCAGGCGTTTGCGGTGGAGGCGCTGGGCATTGAAGCCCGCGTGCAGGGGCGCTTCGGCAAGAGCATATTCGTGCCGAAAGCGCCGATGCTGCCCAACGGCGGCGGCTACGTGTGGGCCGATACCATTGCCGCCTTCGGGCAGGTGGGCCTGCTGGTGCAGGGCTTTGATAGGTTCGACGGGGTGTGGAACAAGAACGGCCTGCAGCGCGTGGACGTGCGTGTGAACGGCCAGCCGCTCTACACCCACGTCGTGGATGATATTCCGTTTCCGGAAGGCTCGCGCCAGATCAACCGGCACGTGGACTATGAGTGGCGCGCCACCCAGGGCCGGCAGCTGGAGCGCCTGTTCGTGGACGACGGCAACGACCTGAGCATGTACAAAACCGGCCCCGCCAAGGGCAAGCTGCGCGTGGAAGCCGGCAAGCTCTACGCGGTGGAAATCATGCTGGCCGACTCCTACGGCAACCGCACGCCGCTGCGCTTCGTGCTGCGCGGCGAGCAGCCGGTGTACTACAAAACCCGCTCGGCGCTGGTGAAAAAGCCCACCCTGCGCTACGATATCAGCCGCAACCTGCTGTTGGCCACCGCTTCTGACCCCGACACGGCCTCTGTGGGTGGGCCGCTCACGCTCTACAAAGGCAACCGCCGCCTCACACTGCGCCCCAGCTACACGGTGCAGAGCGAAAACACCTACCTCTACGACCTGCGCGCCGGCCTGCCCGACTCGCTCAGCTTCCAGGGCGTCACGCGCCGCTTCGACCGGCAGGCCAGCATTCCATCGGGCCGGGATTTCGCCTTCTCCACCAGCGCGCTGCAGCTGGGCTTCGCGCCCAAAACGCTGTTTGACACGCTGTATGTGCAAACCAGCTATGCCGCCGGCCTCTGGACGGTGCACCTGCCGCGCACGCCGCTCTACGAAACCCTGCGCCTCACGCTCCGGCCCGAAACGCCCGTAACTGACCCGCGCCGCACCGCCATCTATAGCATAGCGCCCAACGGCGGCAAAGGCTACGTGGGCGGCAAGTGGGCCGCCGACAACACCACCGTATCGGCCCCCATCAAAACCTTCGGCCGCTTCCGTTTGCTCACCGACACCATTCCGCCTTCGGGGCGCCTGCTCAGCAAAGGGCCCGGCGGCGTGGTGTTCAAGGTCGGCGACGACCTGTCGGGGCTGGCCAGCTACCGGCTGGAAGTGAACGGGCAGTTTCACCTGCTGCGCTTTGAGCACAAAAACGCCACTCTGTTCTCGGAGCGCTCCGACACGCTGGGCCCGGTCCTGCGCGGCCCCGCCACGCTCCGCCTCACCGACCAGGCCGGCAACGAGAAGGTGCTGAACGTGGTGCTGTAG
- the bcp gene encoding thioredoxin-dependent thiol peroxidase, with amino-acid sequence MPIPQIGDAAPAFEAPDQHGNLHRLQDYAGRKVALYFYPKDDTSGCTAQACDLRDNYQSLQAAGIQVLGVSIDSEKSHKKFADKYELPFPLLVDEDKKLVEAYGVWQEKSMYGRKYMGTMRYTFLIDADGRIEKVITKVDTKNHAAQLL; translated from the coding sequence ATGCCCATTCCCCAGATCGGCGACGCCGCCCCCGCCTTCGAAGCGCCCGACCAGCACGGCAACCTGCACCGCCTGCAGGACTACGCCGGCCGCAAAGTGGCCCTCTACTTCTACCCCAAAGACGACACCAGCGGCTGCACGGCCCAGGCCTGCGACCTGCGCGACAACTACCAGAGCCTGCAGGCCGCCGGCATTCAGGTGCTGGGCGTAAGCATCGACAGCGAGAAGTCGCACAAGAAGTTCGCCGATAAGTACGAGCTGCCGTTTCCGCTGCTCGTGGATGAAGACAAAAAGCTGGTGGAAGCCTACGGCGTGTGGCAGGAGAAATCCATGTACGGCCGCAAGTACATGGGCACCATGCGCTACACCTTCCTGATTGACGCCGACGGCCGTATCGAGAAGGTCATCACCAAAGTCGACACCAAAAACCACGCGGCCCAGTTGCTGTAG